In a single window of the Megalobrama amblycephala isolate DHTTF-2021 linkage group LG3, ASM1881202v1, whole genome shotgun sequence genome:
- the LOC125265633 gene encoding uncharacterized protein LOC125265633, with product MAQHLKLRVIVGDDDYRRLDLHSGMPETLAEFHNTICQAFGIETDFRIQFMDPDFNNDFMNVTSVQDIKDRSTIKLVYMATLTLTPLNDVGLSPSSVMQNAPSTSGSSGAPVSNQTSPISSQASLSTTDSDDTIILPHSDNELRSRAWPREFPIPHFPYNVEVQLQRGNDRFRETGTQLKITPGLKSDILEKLAEEIFQYTAYPQNYQIDDVAEALIKKFPCLKEPSATGYYGWMISLKYKMANYRTKMRTIGFPEVTVNALKNKRSDDCLPAKNVKKPKKAEVNFCPSHPAGETDESLENVRLEMLNDVRQRNSASCVKKKMSKTFSYRRKEVVQENPAAGEFKARWPALFHIDEINAEFQRITTVPLETTFMAQLDSHLPQLTSIFNKKGGVSGQKLAKHLAILQEATSDINLKRAAVLKALCIYLGEDDGHLIREYKDIEGDDIQRDLQNSTMGVYVINKEGGEIGAHDDIGIYVEGEIILDNIGSVAQACAMMLGVIYVLNMAYPKELKYSYEFIQKVLLKMDGERLSPKVLGLKNKIIAGL from the exons ATGGCACAGCATCTGAAGTTGAGAGTCATTGTGGGCGACGATGACTATAGAAGACTTGATCTCCATTCAGGAATGCCAGAAACTTTGGCAGAGTTCCACAATACAATTTGCCAAGCATTTGGAATTGAAACAGACTTTCGTATTCAATTCATGGATCCTGACTTCAACAATGATTTCATGAATGTTACATCAGTACAAGACATAAAGGACAGAAGTACAATCAAGTTGGTGTACATGGCAACCCTAACTCTAACCCCCCTAAATGATGTGGGTTTGAGTCCATCTTCTGTAATGCAGAATGCTCCCAGCACTTCTGGATCATCTGGAGCACCAGTGAGCAACCAAACATCTCCCATTTCCTCACAGGCCTCATTGTCCACAACAGACTCGGATGACACCATCATTCTGCCACATTCAGACAATGAATTGAGATCACGTGCATGGCCACGTGAATTCCCCATTCCTCACTTTCCATACAATGTAGAGGTGCAGCTTCAACGTGGAAATGACCGCTTCAGAGAAACTGGCACTCAACTGAAGATTACTCCAGGGTTAAAGTCTGACATCTTAGAGAAGCTAGCCGAGGAGATCTTCCAGTATACAGCGTACCCACAAAATTACCAAATAGATGATGTAGCAGAGGCACTCATCAAAAAATTTCCCTGTTTGAAGGAACCATCTGCCACTGGTTACTATGGCTGGATGATTAgcctaaaatataaaatggcTAATTACAGAACAAAGATGCGAACAATTGGCTTTCCAGAAGTGACTGTAAATGCTTTGAAAAACAAACGTAGTGATGACTGCCTCCCAGCCAAAAATGTAAAGAAGCCTAAAAAGGCTGAAGTCAACTTTTGTCCTTCACACCCTGCTGGTGAAACGGATGAAAGCTTAGAAAATGTCAGACTTGAAATGTTGAATGATGTCAGACAAAGAAACAGTGCATCATGTGTAAAAAAGAAGATGTCAAAAACATTCTCCTACAGAAGAAAAGAGGTAGTGCAGGAAAATCCAGCTGCCGGAGAGTTTAAAGCCAGGTGGCCTGCACTTTTTCACATTGATGAG ATAAATGCTGAATTCCAGCGCATAACAACCGTCCCACTTGAAACAACCTTCATGGCTCAGTTGGACAGCCATTTACCCCAGCTGACATCTATTTTCAACAAAAAGGGAGGTGTTTCTGGCCAAAAACTAGCCAAACATCTGGCGATCTTGCAAGag GCTACAAGTGACATCAATCTTAAAAGGGCAGCAGTCCTCAAGGCACTTTGCATCTACCTTGGTGAGGATGATGGACATCTCATTCGGGAGTATAAG GACATCGAAGGAGATGACATCCAGAGAGACCTGCAGAATTCCACCATGGGCGTATATGTCATCAACAAGGAGGGTGGAGAAATTGGAGCACATGATGACATTGGCATTTATGTTGAAGGAGAAATCATTCTGGACAACATTGGATCTGTAGCCCAAGCATGTGCAATGATGCTGGGAGTCATCTATGTATTGAACATGGCTTACCCCAAAGAGCTGAAATACTCCTatgaattcattcaaaaagtgCTCTTGAAAATGGATGGAGAAAGGCTTTCCCCCAAAGTCCTTGGACTAAAGAACAAAATCATTGCTGGACTGTAG